Proteins encoded together in one Spirochaetota bacterium window:
- a CDS encoding radical SAM protein — MHDIYEGTLFRPPAEAASLIAQLTIGCPTNTCRFCAMYAGKQYRVRDEHAFARHCDDLVRAYPPDIARVFLADGDSLMVPVNHILSSMNAVRLRFPSARRFSSYSSAVSIKTKSDDDLRALKAAGMHTLYLGIESGEAATLTRMQKRSSPEDIVLQSKRALAAGLRLSVTVIVGLGGVSRSHEHAVESARIVNAIVPTYTNMLVLMHRGTDLLSEADFAEYTTDHYRRELSEFIARVECTTIFRANHASNYLPLEGRLPRDRERLVALLAHGLQ, encoded by the coding sequence ATGCACGACATCTATGAAGGAACGCTCTTTCGCCCGCCCGCTGAAGCGGCATCGCTCATCGCACAGCTGACCATCGGCTGTCCCACGAACACGTGCCGGTTCTGCGCCATGTATGCCGGCAAGCAGTACCGTGTGCGTGATGAACATGCATTCGCACGCCATTGCGATGACCTTGTGCGCGCATATCCGCCCGATATCGCACGCGTTTTCCTTGCCGACGGCGATTCGCTCATGGTGCCGGTAAACCATATACTCTCGTCGATGAACGCTGTCCGTTTGCGTTTCCCATCGGCCAGACGATTCTCCTCATACTCCTCCGCCGTTTCGATAAAGACCAAGAGCGATGATGATCTCCGTGCGCTGAAAGCTGCCGGCATGCATACGCTCTATCTCGGCATCGAATCCGGTGAGGCGGCTACGCTTACGCGGATGCAGAAGCGATCATCTCCTGAAGATATTGTACTGCAGTCGAAACGGGCCCTCGCGGCGGGGTTGCGGCTCTCCGTTACCGTCATCGTCGGCCTCGGCGGCGTATCGCGCTCGCATGAGCATGCCGTGGAGAGTGCACGGATCGTCAATGCGATAGTGCCGACATATACCAATATGCTCGTGCTCATGCATCGCGGCACGGACCTCCTTTCCGAAGCAGACTTCGCCGAATATACGACCGACCACTACCGCCGGGAATTGTCCGAGTTCATCGCCCGAGTCGAATGCACGACGATATTCCGCGCGAACCACGCATCGAACTATCTCCCGCTTGAGGGCAGGCTTCCGCGCGACAGGGAACGCCTCGTTGCGCTGCTCGCGCACGGGTTGCAATAA
- a CDS encoding sugar phosphate isomerase/epimerase family protein: MKIGLSTYSVSRAIKAGDLDILSSLDWIKENGGEHAEIALTLQETPDKAKDIVKKAKDIGLPLSSYTIGANFIQPDAAKLKAEIARVKKEVDIGGSLGVKRMRHDAASRPIPDCSIANFMKDLPAVADAVREVADHAKQYGITTSVENHGFFMQKSDRVQMLINAVGRDNFRTTVDVGNFLCADEDPAAALKNNLPLASHIHFKDFYVRPFHADPGEGWFKSLSGNFLRGAIVGHGDVDIRSIVKLIKASGYDGFISVEFEGMEECRQGSKIGMANLKRLFSE; this comes from the coding sequence ATGAAGATCGGATTAAGTACTTACAGTGTATCCCGTGCAATAAAAGCGGGGGATCTTGATATCCTTTCGTCTCTTGACTGGATAAAGGAGAACGGCGGTGAGCATGCGGAGATCGCGCTCACGCTCCAGGAAACCCCTGATAAGGCGAAGGATATCGTTAAGAAAGCGAAGGATATCGGGCTGCCGCTCTCAAGCTACACCATCGGCGCGAATTTCATCCAGCCGGATGCGGCGAAGCTCAAAGCGGAGATCGCGCGTGTAAAAAAAGAGGTCGACATCGGCGGATCGCTCGGCGTGAAGCGCATGCGTCACGATGCGGCATCGCGCCCCATCCCCGACTGCAGCATCGCCAACTTCATGAAGGACCTGCCGGCTGTCGCCGATGCGGTGCGCGAAGTCGCCGATCATGCGAAGCAGTACGGGATAACAACGAGCGTTGAGAATCACGGGTTCTTCATGCAGAAAAGCGATCGTGTGCAGATGCTTATCAATGCTGTCGGGCGGGATAATTTCCGAACCACGGTCGACGTTGGGAATTTCCTCTGCGCCGATGAAGACCCCGCCGCCGCGCTCAAGAACAATCTGCCGCTTGCGTCGCATATCCATTTCAAGGATTTCTACGTGCGTCCGTTCCATGCCGATCCCGGCGAGGGCTGGTTCAAATCGCTCTCGGGGAATTTCCTCCGCGGGGCCATCGTCGGACACGGCGATGTCGATATACGCTCTATCGTGAAGCTCATCAAGGCATCAGGCTATGATGGATTCATCTCGGTGGAATTCGAAGGGATGGAAGAATGCCGCCAGGGATCGAAGATAGGCATGGCGAATCTGAAGCGGCTTTTCAGCGAGTAG
- a CDS encoding uroporphyrinogen decarboxylase family protein: protein MTTTTMTTHERFERMYAHREADRVPWKESIWDSTIRRWHREGLPEHTSVIEHFDLDLVAGIGPDTSPRFETRTLDENDEYRTVTTAWGATMRQFKFENTTPEYLDFQVKTPDDWRAAKARMTPSRDRINWKHLEANYGAWRKSGAWISASGWFGFDITHSHFIGTERLLMALVTDPEWVVDMWNHELTLNIALLDMIWDAGYRFDEFTWPDDMGYKHHQFFSLDMYRELLKPVHKRAIDWAHAKGVKTRLHSCGDIRPFIPELTGMGLDALNPIEVKAGMDPFEIKRTAGDALVLHGGINAEVWHETATVEKLIRERVPALMKNGGYIFASDHSVPSAVSFNDFTHIVSVFKEVGTYR from the coding sequence ATGACAACAACGACGATGACGACACATGAGCGTTTTGAACGGATGTACGCGCATCGGGAAGCCGATCGCGTTCCCTGGAAGGAATCGATATGGGATTCCACGATACGCCGCTGGCACCGGGAAGGACTCCCTGAACATACGAGCGTCATCGAGCATTTCGATCTTGACCTTGTCGCCGGCATCGGCCCTGACACCAGCCCGCGATTCGAAACACGCACTCTTGATGAGAACGATGAGTATAGAACGGTGACTACCGCGTGGGGTGCGACGATGCGGCAGTTCAAATTCGAGAACACCACCCCGGAATATCTCGACTTTCAGGTGAAAACCCCCGACGACTGGCGCGCGGCAAAAGCACGGATGACGCCGTCACGCGACCGCATCAACTGGAAACATTTGGAAGCAAACTATGGCGCGTGGCGAAAAAGCGGTGCGTGGATATCCGCGAGCGGATGGTTCGGTTTTGATATAACGCACTCGCATTTCATCGGCACGGAGCGATTGCTCATGGCGCTCGTTACCGATCCCGAGTGGGTCGTCGACATGTGGAATCATGAGCTTACGCTGAACATCGCCCTCCTCGATATGATCTGGGATGCGGGATATCGCTTCGACGAATTTACCTGGCCGGATGATATGGGCTACAAGCATCATCAGTTCTTCTCGCTCGATATGTACCGCGAATTACTGAAACCCGTGCACAAACGAGCTATCGACTGGGCCCATGCGAAAGGCGTGAAAACGCGGCTGCATTCCTGCGGTGATATACGCCCGTTCATTCCGGAACTGACCGGTATGGGTCTCGATGCGCTCAATCCTATCGAGGTAAAGGCAGGGATGGATCCCTTTGAGATAAAACGCACTGCCGGTGATGCGCTTGTGCTGCACGGAGGCATCAATGCCGAAGTGTGGCATGAAACGGCGACCGTAGAAAAACTTATCCGCGAACGCGTACCGGCGCTCATGAAGAACGGCGGCTACATCTTCGCATCGGATCACTCGGTGCCGTCCGCGGTCAGCTTCAATGATTTTACGCACATCGTGTCGGTGTTCAAAGAAGTGGGAACATACCGATAG
- a CDS encoding extracellular solute-binding protein: MFTKALAFFRKYFGIIAIVIAFAAASIVVFTANSSDDDASHTVNAGDTLISIAKEYGITVQQICDENYPDISENQMLTPGVRIRIPRGARSARTITVTIAHWQLEPGVRDAIKYFGGEYRKLHPNVRVVQNAVPETTYPQWFTTQMIGGTPPDLIEIGKVAYPLLVSYYMRYFTPMTEYASSPNPYNRNNEFANVPLRETVKDGLTPCYIPEVQEYMSIALTQVLVRMFYNKSLLKSLTGRTKPPADWREFLAACEEIKKNKYANRTAQVQLKQLIDRCTLLEKRLSELDAKPSQSARETIVRELAKAREDRSAFEKALPTYAPIANSSFHMGMAEWLLFGPVTTKGRYVLDYNHDCFTSTVETFIGFKGKRIDLDFPAYRAKFKMVAAYASNCMPGFAGLNRDDAVLNFVQQRSLFIPTGTWDARMLEEQAKDNGFEIGVMDFPIPTKDDPEYGKFIEGPGFEEPITAFAFGCPTPDNAPERRKAAIDFLLFLAAKENNIKLNTIIGWLPYVKGETGTGILEYFNPHKDGVTAGLSLNIGGESLIKWQQMYSLYYALAIPFEKLRADFEPFYIDRGYRDYLQVTKNWRRSMITDEKNISSLRAKMFLATNENSRREYAQKYRYVMMRPVSREIDVSFERSLMMKVNEGAKDIPDAFGYHPIAKQRLGL; the protein is encoded by the coding sequence ATGTTCACAAAAGCCCTCGCCTTCTTCAGGAAATATTTCGGCATAATCGCCATCGTCATCGCCTTCGCCGCCGCATCCATCGTCGTGTTCACGGCGAACAGCAGCGATGATGATGCGTCCCACACCGTCAATGCCGGCGACACGCTCATCTCCATCGCGAAGGAATATGGGATAACCGTGCAGCAGATCTGCGACGAGAACTATCCTGATATTTCCGAGAATCAGATGCTTACCCCCGGGGTGCGGATACGCATACCGCGCGGCGCACGAAGCGCCCGTACGATAACGGTGACCATAGCGCATTGGCAGCTTGAGCCCGGCGTCCGTGACGCGATAAAGTACTTCGGCGGTGAATACCGCAAGCTCCATCCGAATGTGCGTGTCGTACAGAACGCGGTCCCGGAAACGACCTATCCCCAATGGTTCACGACGCAGATGATAGGCGGTACGCCCCCGGACCTCATCGAGATAGGCAAGGTAGCGTATCCGCTTCTTGTCTCGTACTATATGCGTTATTTCACGCCGATGACGGAATACGCATCAAGCCCGAACCCGTACAACAGGAACAATGAATTCGCGAACGTACCCCTGCGCGAAACGGTGAAGGACGGCCTTACCCCGTGTTATATCCCCGAGGTGCAGGAATATATGAGCATAGCGCTTACACAGGTGCTCGTACGCATGTTCTACAACAAATCGCTCCTCAAGTCGCTTACCGGCAGAACGAAACCACCGGCCGATTGGCGGGAATTCCTCGCCGCCTGCGAAGAGATAAAAAAGAACAAATACGCCAACCGCACCGCGCAGGTGCAGCTGAAGCAGCTCATCGATCGCTGTACGCTGCTGGAGAAACGCCTCTCCGAACTCGATGCGAAGCCGTCGCAATCCGCCCGTGAAACGATCGTCCGCGAACTCGCCAAAGCGCGCGAAGATCGGAGTGCATTCGAGAAGGCACTCCCCACCTACGCGCCGATAGCCAACTCCTCGTTCCATATGGGTATGGCGGAATGGCTTCTCTTCGGGCCGGTAACGACGAAAGGCCGTTATGTCCTCGATTACAATCACGACTGCTTCACGAGCACCGTCGAGACCTTCATCGGGTTCAAGGGCAAAAGGATAGATCTCGATTTCCCCGCGTATCGTGCGAAGTTCAAGATGGTCGCAGCGTACGCGAGCAATTGCATGCCCGGTTTCGCCGGGCTCAACCGCGACGATGCCGTACTCAACTTCGTGCAGCAGCGCTCGCTTTTCATACCCACCGGCACGTGGGACGCGCGCATGCTCGAGGAACAGGCCAAGGACAATGGATTTGAGATCGGCGTCATGGACTTTCCCATACCGACGAAGGACGATCCGGAATACGGGAAGTTCATCGAAGGCCCCGGTTTCGAGGAGCCGATAACGGCGTTCGCCTTCGGCTGCCCCACGCCGGACAACGCCCCCGAGCGGCGCAAAGCGGCGATCGACTTTCTCCTCTTCCTTGCGGCGAAAGAGAACAACATCAAGCTCAATACCATCATCGGGTGGCTGCCGTACGTGAAAGGCGAGACGGGCACCGGCATACTTGAATATTTCAATCCGCATAAGGACGGCGTAACGGCGGGGTTAAGCCTTAATATCGGCGGGGAATCGCTCATAAAATGGCAGCAGATGTATTCGCTCTATTATGCGCTCGCCATACCGTTCGAGAAACTGCGCGCCGATTTCGAGCCGTTCTACATCGACCGCGGCTATCGCGATTATCTGCAGGTGACGAAGAACTGGCGGCGGAGCATGATAACCGATGAAAAGAACATATCCTCGCTCCGTGCAAAGATGTTCCTTGCCACCAACGAGAACTCACGCCGGGAATATGCGCAGAAATACCGTTATGTGATGATGCGCCCCGTGTCTCGCGAGATTGACGTGAGCTTTGAGCGCTCGCTCATGATGAAGGTCAATGAAGGTGCAAAGGATATCCCTGACGCATTCGGCTATCACCCCATCGCAAAGCAGCGGCTCGGTCTGTAA
- a CDS encoding Gfo/Idh/MocA family oxidoreductase, which produces MDTVKIGMIGCGGIGKHHSNYLRKIPGAAITAASDVSDTLLDAYKKEYGAAGYKDYNDMLAKETLDAVLICLPTFLHFDAVKAAAGKKIAIFCEKPLTRNFSDAEKIRDLVAKEKLLFQVGFVRRFDNFWGKAKEIVDSGVLGSPVVWRHTAVGAGPASPWFLDKERGGGPIIDGMIHNFDFASLMFGKSVKAVSGLTKFKQSTSLDTGSVWLEYERGDVMANFWSWGLAEKVSSFGGMDIMGPKGVLLFSGSFDAKEFEGKFDAEKEAIFVLRTAGGKNEMITYKKNDMFHDQMVHFTDCVRNNKEPFVTVANSLQGLHDSLAALQELSL; this is translated from the coding sequence ATGGATACAGTAAAGATCGGCATGATCGGATGCGGCGGAATCGGAAAGCATCACTCGAACTATCTCCGAAAGATCCCCGGTGCTGCTATAACCGCAGCAAGCGATGTAAGCGACACTCTTCTCGATGCGTACAAGAAAGAATACGGTGCAGCAGGCTATAAAGATTATAACGATATGCTCGCAAAGGAGACGCTCGATGCGGTGCTCATATGCTTGCCGACATTCCTCCATTTCGATGCGGTGAAAGCCGCCGCGGGAAAGAAGATAGCGATATTCTGCGAAAAGCCACTCACGAGGAATTTTTCCGACGCCGAAAAGATCCGCGATCTTGTCGCGAAAGAGAAACTTCTATTCCAGGTCGGTTTCGTGCGGCGCTTCGATAATTTCTGGGGAAAAGCAAAAGAGATAGTGGATAGCGGCGTGCTCGGTTCACCGGTGGTCTGGCGGCATACAGCGGTGGGCGCAGGACCGGCATCGCCGTGGTTCCTCGATAAGGAAAGGGGCGGGGGGCCCATCATCGACGGCATGATACACAACTTCGATTTTGCGAGCCTTATGTTCGGGAAGTCGGTGAAGGCCGTTTCGGGACTGACGAAATTCAAGCAGAGTACATCGCTCGATACCGGCTCGGTCTGGCTCGAATACGAACGCGGTGACGTGATGGCGAATTTCTGGTCATGGGGGCTTGCGGAGAAGGTATCGTCATTCGGGGGCATGGACATCATGGGCCCGAAGGGCGTGCTGCTCTTTTCCGGGAGTTTTGATGCGAAGGAATTCGAGGGGAAGTTCGATGCGGAGAAAGAAGCGATATTTGTTCTTCGCACAGCCGGCGGAAAGAACGAGATGATCACCTATAAAAAGAACGATATGTTCCACGATCAAATGGTGCATTTTACCGACTGTGTTCGCAACAACAAAGAGCCTTTCGTCACCGTTGCGAACAGCCTGCAGGGGCTTCACGATTCGCTCGCGGCATTGCAGGAATTATCACTTTAA
- a CDS encoding helix-turn-helix transcriptional regulator, with translation MDKNDDHLYNIDMSRFAMPVRVKRAERTYCSPSWHWINPVPLFDGYLFWLILDGKGKLRTETAEYELSRGACFLMHMWEHIEGTHDPKHTLVVPWIHFECTGGSPRLIDHPLEHRRVGNVTFISELAERAIRHLRDGNKADADHWMRSILLEIARQDKRPVGGNDPWIKNIDELCLRMQESPSQAMNIAGLAREYRCTPDHLIRVFKRITGTTPVDYLVRVRTERAKDMLLYSSQSIEEIALALGYADIYYFSRQFKERTGVPPSVYRRSGGATR, from the coding sequence ATGGACAAAAACGACGATCATTTGTACAATATCGACATGAGCCGATTTGCCATGCCGGTGCGCGTGAAACGGGCGGAAAGAACATACTGTTCTCCGTCATGGCATTGGATAAATCCGGTGCCGCTGTTCGACGGCTATCTTTTCTGGCTCATCCTCGACGGGAAGGGGAAGCTTCGCACCGAAACGGCGGAGTATGAGCTTTCCCGCGGGGCCTGCTTTCTCATGCACATGTGGGAGCATATCGAGGGGACGCATGATCCGAAGCATACACTCGTCGTTCCCTGGATACATTTTGAATGTACCGGCGGCTCGCCGCGGCTCATCGATCATCCATTGGAGCATCGCCGCGTCGGGAATGTCACGTTCATCTCCGAGTTAGCCGAGCGAGCGATACGGCATCTGCGCGATGGGAACAAGGCCGATGCCGATCACTGGATGCGGTCGATACTCCTTGAGATAGCCCGGCAGGACAAGCGCCCGGTCGGCGGCAATGACCCATGGATAAAGAACATCGATGAACTGTGTCTGCGTATGCAGGAGTCACCCTCACAAGCGATGAACATTGCCGGTCTCGCACGCGAGTACCGATGCACGCCGGACCATCTCATCCGCGTCTTTAAGCGCATAACCGGTACGACGCCGGTTGATTATCTCGTGCGGGTGCGCACTGAGCGCGCAAAGGATATGCTTCTCTACTCGAGCCAGTCGATCGAAGAGATCGCCCTTGCGCTCGGATATGCCGATATCTACTACTTCAGCCGACAGTTCAAGGAACGGACAGGCGTTCCGCCGTCCGTCTATCGGAGATCCGGGGGCGCTACTCGCTGA
- a CDS encoding Gfo/Idh/MocA family oxidoreductase, translating to MVKTKVAIIGCGAIGNTHADAYKQDPRVEIAYAVDLIPERAKSFVEKYGATKAATDAAEAFNDPSVTAVNVCLPNDQHAPVTIAALKAGKHVMCEKPIAMAIEDVLAMQAESKKQKKELIIGVVNRYNSYVNLVKDTIASGELGTVYHVSFSFKSFRGIPGLGGWFTTKKHAGGGVMADWGIHFLDLTLYALGLPEPTSVSGVAHSELARDMKGYAFVNMWAGPPKFDGVYDVEEFVSGVVRTKGPSIAFEGAWAHNIDKPAMHIDFLGTKAGLRLEYRKGFTMYGTENGHLFEKTPHIKEENDFHAEMKAFIDSAVDGKPNRAHIDNVVVSQRIIDAFYKSAAQGKEIVL from the coding sequence GTGGTAAAAACAAAGGTAGCCATCATCGGATGCGGCGCCATCGGCAATACGCATGCGGACGCGTACAAGCAGGACCCGCGGGTGGAGATCGCGTATGCGGTCGATCTTATTCCCGAACGCGCGAAGTCATTCGTCGAGAAATACGGCGCGACAAAGGCGGCGACCGACGCAGCCGAAGCGTTCAATGATCCGTCGGTGACGGCGGTCAATGTGTGTCTCCCCAACGATCAGCATGCGCCGGTGACGATAGCCGCGCTTAAGGCGGGCAAACACGTCATGTGCGAAAAGCCCATAGCGATGGCCATTGAAGATGTGCTCGCCATGCAGGCGGAATCGAAGAAACAGAAGAAAGAGCTTATCATCGGCGTTGTCAATCGGTACAACAGCTATGTCAATCTCGTGAAGGATACGATAGCGTCCGGTGAACTCGGCACGGTGTATCACGTATCGTTCTCGTTCAAGAGCTTTCGCGGCATACCCGGTCTTGGCGGCTGGTTCACCACGAAGAAGCATGCAGGCGGCGGCGTCATGGCGGACTGGGGAATTCATTTCCTCGATCTCACGCTCTATGCATTAGGCCTTCCTGAGCCGACAAGCGTATCCGGCGTAGCACATTCGGAACTCGCACGCGATATGAAGGGTTATGCATTCGTGAACATGTGGGCGGGTCCGCCGAAGTTTGACGGCGTATACGATGTGGAAGAATTCGTCTCCGGCGTTGTGCGTACGAAAGGGCCGTCGATAGCATTCGAGGGCGCATGGGCGCACAATATCGATAAACCGGCAATGCACATCGATTTCCTCGGTACGAAAGCCGGCCTCAGGCTCGAATACCGCAAGGGCTTCACGATGTACGGCACGGAGAACGGGCATCTCTTCGAGAAGACACCGCACATAAAAGAAGAGAATGATTTTCACGCAGAGATGAAGGCCTTCATCGACAGCGCGGTGGACGGGAAACCCAACCGCGCACATATTGACAATGTCGTCGTATCGCAGAGAATAATCGATGCGTTCTATAAGTCAGCAGCACAAGGAAAGGAGATAGTATTATGA